A window of the Hordeum vulgare subsp. vulgare chromosome 5H, MorexV3_pseudomolecules_assembly, whole genome shotgun sequence genome harbors these coding sequences:
- the LOC123399253 gene encoding serine/threonine-protein kinase RIPK-like has protein sequence MAAQSWNPFSCCVRGAAAVDDDYESPSGDKGSPRSPLKSLSSSGTLSPEELSLTLSGSNLHAFTYAELRAATANFSRANYLGCGGFGPVYKGAVDDNLRPGLAAQPVAVKYLDLDCGTQGHQEWLAEVFFLGQLRHKNLVKLIGYCYEDEHRMLVYEFMVAGSLEKHLFKSINGSLPWMTRMKIAVGAAKGLAFLHGADPPVIYRDFKASNILLDSDYNTKLSDFGLAKDGPQGDATHVTTRVMGTHGYAAPEYIMTGHLTAKSDVYSFGVVLLELLSGRQSVDRSRRSREQNLVDWARPYLKRSEKLHQVIDSALECQYSCKGAEVAALVAYKCLSQNPKSRPSMREVVKALEPVLGMDDFFPAGPFVLTIVVEEDKMMDMKVETEEKQQSHHQKHQDRHRHKYPGSAIHGDIVIHGDNGQVAGFTGTLRRQQRTLSYHRERGA, from the exons ATGGCCGCGCAATCTTGGAACCCTTTCTCTTGCTGCGTCCGTGGGGCAGCCGCCGTCGACGACGACTATGAGTCGCCGAGTGGGGATAAGGGCAGCCCGAGGTCGCCTCTGAAGAGCCTGAGCTCGTCGGGGACGCTGTCACCGGAGGAGCTCTCGCTGACGCTGTCCGGCTCGAACCTGCACGCCTTCACATACGCCGAGCTCCGCGCGGCCACAGCCAACTTCTCGCGCGCCAACTACCTCGGCTGCGGTGGGTTCGGCCCGGTCTACAAGGGCGCCGTCGACGACAATCTCCGCCCCGGGCTGGCCGCGCAACCCGTCGCCGTCAAGTACCTCGACCTGGACTGCGGCACGCAGGGACACCAAGAGTGGCTG GCAGAGGTTTTCTTTCTTGGGCAACTGAGGCACAAGAACCTGGTGAAATTGATCGGCTACTGCTACGAGGACGAGCACCGGATGCTGGTCTACGAGTTCATGGTCGCCGGGAGCTTGGAGAAGCACCTCTTCAAAA GTATCAATGGGTCTCTCCCATGGATGACAAGGATGAAGATCGCCGTTGGCGCGGCAAAGGGCCTCGCCTTCCTCCATGGTGCCGACCCCCCGGTGATCTACCGGGACTTCAAAGCCTCCAACATCTTGCTTGACTCG GACTACAACACTAAATTATCGGACTTTGGGCTGGCGAAGGATGGGCCTCAAGGCGACGCAACACATGTGACAACGCGTGTAATGGGGACACACGGATATGCAGCACCTGAGTATATCATGACGGGCCACTTAACCGCCAAAAGCGACGTCTACAGCTTCGGTGTTGTGCTTCTGGAGCTTCTCTCAGGACGACAATCCGTGGACCGTTCACGACGATCAAGGGAACAAAACTTAGTGGACTGGGCTAGGCCCTATCTCAAACGATCAGAAAAACTGCATCAGGTGATCGACTCAGCCCTCGAGTGTCAGTACTCGTGTAAGGGTGCTGAGGTGGCTGCGTTGGTGGCGTACAAGTGTCTGAGTCAAAACCCCAAGTCCCGACCATCCATGAGGGAGGTCGTCAAGGCATTGGAGCCTGTACTTGGCATGGATGACTTTTTCCCTGCTGGTCCGTTCGTGCTCACTATAGTTGTCGAGGAGGACAAGATGATGGACATGAAGGTGGAGACTGAGGAGAAACAACAAAGCCATCATCAGAAGCATCAGGATAGACACCGACATAAATACCCTGGGTCAGCGATCCACGGTGACATTGTGATCCACGGAGATAATGGGCAGGTTGCCGGGTTCACTGGCACGTTGCGAAGGCAACAGAGGACGCTAAGTTACCACCGGGAAAGAGGGGCTTAG